The following is a genomic window from Microtus pennsylvanicus isolate mMicPen1 chromosome 3, mMicPen1.hap1, whole genome shotgun sequence.
TATACCTTTTCTCTGTTCTTACTTACCTTGTCTCTCTATAGTAGTTTACTTTAGAGCTAGTGTTTGTTGACGATTTTGGAGGAACAGATACCCAGATTACAGTGAAATGCCACAGAagtggaaattattttttcatatgttcACTGATTCATTAATTCATCTGCCAAAACAGTATGAAATCTTCCTCTGTCAAAGAATCAGCTGGTACTGAGACCTGATGGAGTTGGGAGTCATCTGAGCAGCCAAGAAGTGTATCGCATACATGAAAACAGGCAGGCATTAagaagataaaatttttaaaaagaagacaaaaacttcaaaagaaatggatacaGGAGAGAGTATGATCATGCTCACAAAGCGAAGCCTTTCTGAATGATCAGAATTAATGTAATCACTGAAAAGTTTTCAAAATGAGATTGGAGGTCAGAGTGGATCCACTCTAGAGAAAGGATTTCCAGCATTTAGAAAAAACCATTTTGGCTTGAAAAATCTGAAGGTTCCCTGGTCTTCATGTGGTTTAACTTTGTAGAGTTAGTGGTTCTAagtacagatgaaaaaaaaaaggcaagtttCTGAAAGGTTGGTTAACATTGTGAGACAATCGTTATAATAAGTGACAATATGTTGGACTCTTAAGTTTTAATAGTAAAATCTTGATTGTGTCTttcatctcaataaataaaaagacagaatttAGAGACTGTGTGGTATatgtttctcattctttttctccCATATGTCAACAACATGAAAACAGGAAACCAAacaattattttagaatttttactTGTGGGGTTTTCTCAAGATGCAGAGTATCAACCCTTGCTATTTGGACTGTTTCTACTCATGTTTGTGGTTGCTGTACTTGGGAACCTACTCATCATTCTGGCCGTCGGCTCTGACTCCCACCtgcacactcccatgtacttcttcctctccaaCCTGTCCTTTTCTGACATTTGTTTCATCTCTACAACCATCCCTAAGATGTTGGTAAACATTCAAACACAGAGCAAGTCCATCACCTATGCAGGATGCATCACCCAAATGTATTTTTTCATGGTCTTTGGAGGCATGGACACATTTCTTCTCACTCTGATGGCTTATGACAGATTTGTGGCCATCTGCCACCCCCTTCACTACCCAGTAATCATGAACCCCCAACTGTGTGGCCTGCTGGTTCTTGTGTCCTGGTTCATCAGTTGCCTATACTCTCTGGTCCAGAGTCTGTTGGTGCTGCGATTATCCTTCTGCACGAATCAGATAATTAAACACTTTTACTGTGAACTTGCTCAGGCCCTAACTGTAGCTTGTTCAGACACACTGCTCAACCATATCCTTCTTTATATTGTGACTTGTATTCTTGGCTTTGTTCCTTTTTCAGCGATCCTTTATTCCTATTCTCAAATTGTTTCCTCCATTCTGCGAATTCCATCAACAGATGGAAAATATAAGGCATTTTCCACTTGTGGTTCTCATCTCTCAGTGGTTTCATTATTCTACGGGACAGGTCTTGGTGTGTACCTTAGTTCTGATGAAACTTCCTTTTCTTGGAAGGGCATGGTGGCCTCAGTAATGTATACAGTGGTCACACCCATGCTGAACCCTTTCATCTACAGCTTGAGGAACAACGACATTAAGAAGGCCTTACAAACACTTGGGAGAATACTTTTTGTTAAGTGATAAGGTCACCGATTTTAGGTTTCTGAGCTGATAGAAGTAAAGCAGTAGGCTAAAGAAATTCTGCTTATTAATCATGTAGAAATTCTATTCAGTTTGTTCctgtattttgttaaaaattatatTGTGAGTACTTTATCTGAAACTTATGAGATGCCTCCtttgttattttcagttttatcctTCTCCCTTTTTTTGTGACACATTTCTTGATTTCATTataatgtttacatttttgtAGGTCAATACAACCTTTAAAATACCAACTCATGAATTGCTTGACAAAAGTTATGAAATAGTTAATTTATAGAACTTAAGTCCATGTATAGGTATTCAATACTTGTGGCTATAAATGCTTCATTAATGAGGCACATGCTAGAATGTATGTTACTAGTAGACAGTATCTCTCGGTACAGGCTGAAAATTACCATGAAAGATTGTAAGCACCACTCAGAAATCACTGCTGAGATTTTAGACCTGAAAATTTCCAACCTTGCTATTACATATTGAAATGATCTATGATGTGAGCATTTTTGTATCCCTGACTTGTATGTTAAAACAATATAACCAATGTGATTTTATTAAAAGGGAGAAATTGGAAAGCAATTGCATTTATTCCTGAAGGCACCCTCAGAAATAAAGCTTCTTTTAGAAACAAAAGATCCTAGGGAGCTATCTACATAAGAACATAATAGAAAGGTACCGTTTATGAGCCAGAAAATTGGCCCTCAATAGAAATCAAATCTATCacttcttaattttaaattttccaatctTCAGAATTGtgagaaatgaatttttattgtatataaagtATTTAATCTAAGAGATTTGCTATAACTTCATGAATATATTATCCCCTATGACTAAAGggtataaaataatattaaaatttgaaatgtcTGTTAGATAGCGCGTCTCGCTTTTTCAATCTTGTTTATTATGCATTCCCGGCTGCCGCATTGGCTGGGAATCCTTTTGGTTGCTATTTTCACAGCTTTCAAATCGAAACCCAAAGATTCCCCCTCATTTACTCCATGGCACACAATGTCTGGCCACCATTTTCACACAGTATTTAAAGCTTGCGTCCAAAAAGAAATCCTGATTTCTACAGATGAGCTACTAATGTTTCCTTTAGCTGagacattttaaatgtatcttaCTCTTTATTTAATGATCTTTGGAGTTACTAAATGTTACATTGGTAAATATCACACAGACTACTCAATGTTCACCAATAAGAGATGGAAGATTTGCCATGATCACATGGTAATACAGGAACTATATTTTTGGGCTTGGCATATGTAATGAGCATGGAAGCAGATtcctctgaatgaataaataaaggggaatctgtagtgtagatagagcaggaaatttatagaataagaatGAATGTAA
Proteins encoded in this region:
- the LOC142847250 gene encoding olfactory receptor 7A10-like: MKTGNQTIILEFLLVGFSQDAEYQPLLFGLFLLMFVVAVLGNLLIILAVGSDSHLHTPMYFFLSNLSFSDICFISTTIPKMLVNIQTQSKSITYAGCITQMYFFMVFGGMDTFLLTLMAYDRFVAICHPLHYPVIMNPQLCGLLVLVSWFISCLYSLVQSLLVLRLSFCTNQIIKHFYCELAQALTVACSDTLLNHILLYIVTCILGFVPFSAILYSYSQIVSSILRIPSTDGKYKAFSTCGSHLSVVSLFYGTGLGVYLSSDETSFSWKGMVASVMYTVVTPMLNPFIYSLRNNDIKKALQTLGRILFVK